From Nymphalis io chromosome 10, ilAglIoxx1.1, whole genome shotgun sequence, a single genomic window includes:
- the LOC126771174 gene encoding protein YIPF6: MSGFDTKYDMFPSGDVGVVEGEMNVPTRGVPSGDSMEFNTLDEPIKETFLRDLRAVGNKFYHVLIPREKTSLLKEWDLWGPLLLCTFMATVLQGSTERADNSNDGGPEFAEVFVLVWIGAAIVTINSKLLGGNISFFQSVCVLGYCLFPIALSLIICRVILFTTQNTFLFFLRLVISMIGFAWATFAATKFLGDSQPEGKKGLAVFPICLFYFILSWLVVSHSNV; this comes from the exons ATGTCAGGTTTTGACACAAAGTACGAT atgTTTCCATCTGGTGATGTGGGTGTGGTGGAAGGAGAAATGAATGTACCGACACGAGGAGTACCTTCAGGTGATAGCATGGAATTCAACACGCTAGACGAACCAATCAAGGAAACATTT TTACGTGACTTAAGAGCTGTCGGAAACAAATTTTACCATGTCCTTATTCCTAGAGAAAAAACTAGTTTATTAAAAGAAT GGGATTTATGGGGTCCATTGCTACTGTGCACTTTCATGGCAACAGTCCTACAGGGGTCAACAGAAAGGGCAGATAATTCAAATGATGGTGGCCCCGAGTTTGCAGAGGTGTTTGTCCTAGTCTGGATTGGAGCAGCTATTGTGACCATAAATTCTAAATTGCTCGGTGGAAATAT aTCATTCTTTCAATCAGTTTGTGTTTTGGGTTATTGCCTGTTCCCCATTGCATTGTCATTGATCATCTGCAGAGTGATACTCTTCACAACTCAAAATACCTTCTTGTTTTTCCTACGTCTCGTCATTTCAATGATTGGATTTGCCTGGGCGACATTTG CGGCTACAAAGTTTCTCGGTGATAGTCAACCTGAGGGCAAGAAGGGACTTGCAGTGTTTCCAATATGTTTATTCTATTTCATACTATCATGGCTTGTTGTATCGCACAGTAATGTTTAG
- the LOC126771122 gene encoding probable serine/threonine-protein kinase DDB_G0283337: MLMVQSNAHPMKTTKIKGPPPVPPRPSQSMVAEALAKTRKAVADSKATLSKSRTFTKNEINHVSSKAKTLDRNSTPNKPSVSPRQNGLARVKSFIKDVISDRSSSSDERKSSGQNSRRSSSDSNSIQSPTSNKSSESLNSKAVKTCKQILVRSLSTSNKLDQDSKCKVSKSSSFAEKTLPLRRAPPPPMSPKPKLKPMKPLPPVQKSVKQSRYLKQPEIGIYTLPVDAKPPQSPITEGCYATVAEIPNVEDRLQNTTLKPLNDLSDNQDNSEHHSQDEALNKNNNSLERKTSRVTEMLISEILASRNNNKDEANAVIDKGKDSTNLSNGNDSSEIEMMKDMNNHEMLIYELQTMRSQSNVPECLDGKDNDDMQCDSDSEHNYAVSLTSGNTEDDQAYAYIQDDDLKSRLRKQFRAISTMSLQGLPPLPKSLSGFADGEPDLRDPPTPAPADDNHPTDLDSQLIYLKKEMASLRQLDLSLLSELWSLSEAMASWRRQLERGPRLRPAPPPPPPPHYLRT; the protein is encoded by the exons ATGCTGATGGTACAATCAAACGCCCATCCTATGAAGACCACCAAAATAAAAGGACCCCCACCTGTCCCACCAAGGCCTAGCCAGAGCATGGTGGCCGAAGCGCTGGCAAAAACTAGAAAAGCCGTAGCAGATTCAAAGGCGACGCTATCTAAAAGTAGAACATTtactaaaaatgaaattaatcatGTTTCATCAAAGGCCAAAACTTTGGATAGGAATTCGACACCGAATAAGCCTTCCGTGTCGCCTCGACAAAACGGGCTCGCGCGCgtcaaatcatttataaaagacGTTATCAGTGATCGTAGCTCTTCATCTGATGAGAGGAAATCGAGTGGTCAGAACTCTAGAAGAAGCTCAAGTGATAGTAACTCGATTCAATCTCCAACATCTAATAAATCAAGTGAATCGCTGAATTCTAAAGCAGTCAAAACATGCAAACAAATATTAGTGCGATCTTTATCTACTTCTAATAAATTAGATCAAGATTCAAAGTGTAAAGTTTCTAAATCATCTAGTTTTGCTGAAAAAACCCTGCCTTTGCGCAGAGCTCCGCCGCCTCCAATGTCACCAAAACCTAAGTTGAAACCAATGAAACCCTTACCACCTGTACAAAAAAGTGTTAAACAAAGCAGATATTTAAAACAACCGGAAATCGGTATATATACATTGCCAGTAGACGCGAAGCCACCCCAAAGTCCGATTACAGAAGGGTGTTATGCCACAGTAGCAGAGATACCAAATGTGGAAGATAGATTACAGAACACTACGCTGAAACCACTCAATGACCTATCAGATAATCAAGATAATTCAGAACATCACTCACAGGATgaggctttaaataaaaataacaattcccTCGAACGAAAAACATCAAGAGTTACCGAAATGCTCATTTCAGAAATTCTCGCGAGTAGAAACAACAACAAAGACGAAGCGAATGCCGTTATAGATAAAGGGAAGGATTCTACGAATCTATCTAACGGCAACGACTCGTCTGAAATCGAAATGATGAAGGACATGAATAACCatgaaatgttaatatatgAACTGCAAACAATGAGGTCGCAATCAAATGTTCCTGAATGTTTAGATGGCAAGGATAATGATGACATGCAGTGTGATTCAGATTCGGAACATAACTATGCAGTATCCCTTACGAGCGGCAATACTGAAGACGATCAAGCATACGCATACATACAAGACGATGATCTCAAATCTAG ACTACGCAAGCAGTTTCGAGCAATCAGTACGATGTCACTGCAAGGTCTGCCCCCGTTGCCAAAGAGCCTAAGTGGCTTCGCAGACGGCGAGCCTGATCTTAGAGATCCACCTACACCGGCACCTGCTGATGACAATCATCCGACGGATCTAGACTCGCAATTGatctatttgaaaaaagaaatg